The Pongo pygmaeus isolate AG05252 chromosome 18, NHGRI_mPonPyg2-v2.0_pri, whole genome shotgun sequence DNA window acaggcgtagccaccgcacctggccttgtgaTTGCTAgtttaacattaatgctggtcaTTTATTGTGTCTAAACTTCAAAAAGGCAGGAGTAGAATGAAGCATGTCTGACCTCCTGTCCCCTTATGGCTGGGAACTCAGTTTTTTAAGGTTTTGGGGGGTCCCCTTAGCCAAGAGTGGGGTCCGCTCAGTCAATACATTGCGGAGAcctcaggattttatttttactttacacggtaaacattttcaaatggagaaaagttgaaaggaTACTACTATGAGTACCCACCACCTTCCTCATGCTTCAGTTGATTTTTGCCATATTTTTGCTTCTCTCGCCCTCTCTCTTACATTCTTGGACACCCTTTAGCAAGCAGCTCCCAAGGACAAAAACATCCTTCTACAGGACTCAATACCATCATCACACCTAGGAAAGCTAACAATACTTCTACAACGTCTAATATCCAGACCATATTAAAATCTCCCCAATTGCCCTCAAAGACGtcttttctggttttaaaatgattttttggaACAAGAATTCAATCCAGGATTATGTATTTCATTTACTTGTTACGTCTTTCATCTTAGTCTAAAACAGTCCACCCAGTTTCCATTGCCCACCATCATACTGACTTTTTAAACAGTCTCCAACAGTTGTGTTGTAGACAGTCCCATATGGTGAATTTGAGCCACTGTTTCCTCATGGTGTTTCTTACCTTGTTAATCTATTTTCTGTAAACCAGCAGCTAGGTGTAGAGACATGAATCCCCAGGTTAAACGCTGCTGGCCAGAATCTTTCACAGGTGACAGATGCCGTGTTTGCCATAATGCTGCAGCAGGAGGCACAGAATTTCATTATCACATTATTTGTGATGCTAAGTTTGATGATTTGGTTAAGGTGATGACCTGAATATATATTCTCTGTTTCCAACAGTCTATGTTTAGTCTACCATTTTAAAGCAAacagtaggccgggcgcggtggctcacacctgtaatcccagcactttgggaggctgaggtggacagatcacttgaggtcaggagttcgagaccagcctggccaacatgatgaaaccccatctctattaaaaatacaaaaattagccgggcatggtagcacgcacctgtagtcccagctactcaggaggctgaggcatgagaatcgcttgaacctgggaggcagaggttgcagtgagccgagaccgcgccaccgtactccagcctgggtgacagagcaagactccgtctcaaaaaaaatttttttaaaaagcaaatggtaGCAAATTGTATACACCCTTCTGCACCTTGGAGTTCTCGTATAGAGAAATtccttaatttgtttatttattaaaaacaaggtctcactatgccacccaggctggagtgcagtggcatgatcacagctcacttgcagcttcaaactcctgggctcaagcaatcctcctgcctcagcttcctgagtagctgacactacaggctcgagccaccatacctggcattTTTTGGGTGTCTTGATCTCTAGGCACTCTTTCAATATTAAggaatattaattaatattaatattaatatctgtaaaataagtggaaatattttttccatttgttttttggcACTTATTTTTGCCAtgtagaagtttatttttatgtatttaaatgatcaatcttttctttaaagcttctggatttttaattaaaatgattaaGGCCTTTCCCATCCCAAGATTATAAAAGAATTTGCCCATGTTCACTTTTTACATTGGAATCTTTGGAGTTTTATTCTGTTGCCAGGGGTAAGATGTGAATACTATTTTATCTGAGATTTTTTTAAgttgtcaaattaaaaaaaaaattttttaagagagtctcgctctgttgcccatgctggagtgcagtggcgcaatctcagctcactgcaacctccacctcctggattccagtgatcctcgtgccttagcctccctagtagctgggactacagttgcgtgccaccacactcaactaatttttcgtatttttggtagagacagggtttcaccttgttgtccaggctggtctcgaactcctgagctccagtgatccacctgctttggcctcccaaagtgctgggattacaagtgtgagctaccatgcccagccttttttttctttttttgagacaggatcttgctctgtcacccaggtggaagtgcagtggcatgatcgctgaagcttcgacctcctggactcaagtgatccttctgccttagcctcccgagtacccgggattacaggcgctcgccaccatgcctggctaatttttgcatttttactggagatgggttctcaccatgttggccagtctggtctggaactcctgaccttaagtgatccacccgcctcggcctcccaaagtgctgggattacaggtgtgagccatcgtgcccggcctcaaaaaatttttaaagtacagtGTGGGCCAAAGTTCTCCTATGACCTCTGACCACTGGTGAAGGAGACACCTCTGCTCCCTTTCTCTTGTTTCAACAGATGAATTTGACAACGCCCATTTTACACTCCTTGGGATCCCCAACAAACCCCTGCAGTGTTTGGTGAGTGTCCTTTGCCCTGCCCTTGGGTTTGCTAAGGGGCACCAGCCCCAAGCACCTCTGGTCCTGGGATCTACACCCCGAGCACCTTCTCAGGTGCCTGCTTGGGACTCCCGCTCCCCACATCACCCCATCCGGGTTCACGACTTCGGGCGCCCCCTCGGTCCAATGCACCGGGCCAGTTGTCAACTGAGGCCTTTGGGATGGACTGGGATGGCTTCCCTAGGCTCCTGCGGCTACGGCCGCGCGGGCCTGACCCCCGTGGCCCTGTCAGGACATCACCGCGACAGGCCAGAAGCTCCGCAACAGGTACCACGAGGGAAAGCTGGCGCCCATCGCGCCAGGCATCAACCGAGTGGACTGGCCCTGCTTCACGCGCGCCATCGAGGACTGGTCCCACTTCGTGTCCTCGGCCGGGGAGTTCAAGCTGCCTTGCCTGAGCAAGCGAGGTCAGTCTACGGGCCGCTGAAGGAACTGCCGGGCAGGTGGGCCGCGGGGCTGGAGCAGGGAGCGTGGACTGCGGACAGGAACGTAGGCGGCGGGCCAGGCAGAAACAGGGCGGGGCCGCTGGGGTGAAGCGTTGGCACTTGCGGTGGGTGGAGCCGAGACGAGCGCGCGGATCTGGAGGCAGGACTGCCCTTGGGGAGGGGGCGGAGCCAGGCGGAGCCGTCGGGGCGGGGGCTTTGCCCTGGCGGGGCAGCGGAGGCGGGACCCGTTCACCGAACATGTGTGGGTGGGGCTGGATTGTGGGCGGGGCTTAGGCAAGGAGGCGGGGCTTGTCCTGGGGAGCGGATGAGCGCTCGAGAGGGGCTTTCTGTTCGCAGTGGAGGGTCTCAGCGGCTACGCGGTGCGGTACTTGAAGCCGGACGTGACCCAGAGCTGGCGGGTAGGGAGCGCTGCGTGCAGACCCGTCCCTGAGCGGGGAGAGGGGGGTCCTGGTGGGGAGCGGCTTAAGCTGGGAGTTGAAGGGGGAGGAGACCCAGAGCAGGGCCTCCCAGTCTTCAGGGCCACGATCTCTAGCAGGAAGCCCTGTGTGGGGCGTGGGCAGGGCGTCCGTGCTCCCCCGACTCACCGCGCCCCTATCCCTGCTGCCCGCCTCAGTACTGTCTCAACCAGAACCCCAGCCTGGACCGCTACGGACAGAAGCCCCTGCCTTTCGACTCCCTGTAAGTGACGCCACGCGCCCGGGGACCCCATATCCGGAGGAGGGAGGATGAGGTCTGGGCCGCTTTCCTAGCGCACACGCAATGACCCTTGAAAACGTGAGAACTGGGAAAAATTGGCTCCAATACACCAGAAACAAATTGCAATTTCAAATGAATACATGTGTAATTCCTTCTAAACGGAGCACCTTGCCCTCCCTGACAACTCCATCCTTGCGGAGTGGAGGCGTTCGCATTGGGTGAAGGCGCCCTGGAACCCTTCAGGAGGGATGGCGGGGAGAGGCGGTGGCTCCCGAGGTCGAGTGAGGCGCCCAGAGAGGGTCGCCCCTTCCCATCTCGTGCTCACCCGCCCCATTCTTTCCCAGGAACACTTTCCGAAGCTTCGGCTCCAGCTACAGGTAAGGGAACGGTCCTGTCCCGCCCCACAGCCAACCACGTTCCCATCCGACTGCTGGGGACAGCCTCGGGGCTCCCTGACTGTGAAACCCCCCTGCCCCAGCGAGGCCTGGCGAGGAGGAGGGGCCCTCCTGGGAGGGCGCGAGCTGCTTCGCTCTGGAAAGATCCGCCCCTGGCAAATGTGCAGCccactggggtgggggtggtcgCGGGAGGGGGTCCACATCCCACCAGGTTTGACTGGAGGAGGCCAAAAGGATGGGGCGAGGATGTTACCTAGaaggagagaaaacagacaaataagaaACACAAGGGAGAGAGCCAAGAATCTGCCTTTTAGGGTGCGGAGAGGCCCTAAGGGAGGGGGCTAAGTGGTCTTCCCGGCAGGGTTGCCCCACAAGTAAAGAGATGATAAGATAAGAACAAGAGTTCTTATCTCCAAGATAAGAACCTCTTGCAAGAGGTTGCAAGATACTCAAACATTTTCATAACTAAGCCATCTCTCACCTTCCCGGCCCCACTTTGTACACTCCAGCAAGACTAGACTCCCCCGAAACCCAGCAGACCAAGCACTCTTCACACGTTTGCCTGTGCTGTTTCAGCGCCTAGATGGCCCTTCCTCCTCTGCCTGGAAAACTCCTtcgtgctattattattattattattattattattattattattattattaattttgagatggagtctcactctgtcgcccaggctagagtgcaatggcctgatctcagctcactgcaacctccacctctcaggttcaagcaattctcctgcctcagctttctgagtagctgggattacaggcgcgcgcaaccaagctcagctaatttttgtatttttagtagagatgaggtttcaccatgttggtcaggctggtctcgaactcctgacctcgtgatccacccgcctcagcctcccaaagtactgggattacaggtgtgaactaccgcacccggcctcctccATGCTCTTTAAAGCCCAGCCCAGATGTGCCATCCTCCTTGAAGTCTTCCCCCACCCTCTGCCTCTCCCTACCGGCTCACACTCCCTCCCATTGGTCACTACCTTTGTGTCCCTATCTTAGAGAGCACTCAGACTATTGCACTATCATTATTGACAGAAACTAGCCTTCCCCTCTCTCACACGGGGAAACATTTCTGGGTTTTGCTACCATATGGTGCCTAACAGAGTAGGTTCACTAAATGATTGAAAAATGGGTGAAGCTGCTCATAGTTAGGTATCAATGGGAGAGAAGGATGAGGCACAGTCAAAGGAGGGAGGTTAGCTTGAAAGCTAAGGAGGACagctgaaaatacagaaaacaggGAGCCACTGAAGGCTCCTGAGCCACATAGAGGCTGGCTGGAAGCTGTGTTTTCAGATCCTAGAGGGGGAAAGCCTGATTTTTCCCCTAGGACACCCTGGAAGCCCCCACCTCACCCCTACTTCTCTCCACAGTCGTGTCAACTACCTGACCCCCTGGCATTAATCTCTGGAAAGGAGGCTGACTCCCAGGCTGCCAGACAGTGCCACCTCAGGTCCCCTGGCCAGACCGAGGACTTATGGTGGCACCAGCCATCTCCCCAGGAGTTCAGCCTAACTAGAAATAAACCTAATGCTCCCTTAGAAAGACACGCAAttgtctctgtctgtgtgtgttgcAGAGCCTGGAAGAGGGTCAGGGCCACAGGATGACAGTATCTTACCCTTCCCTGTCCCCGGCCAACTCCTGGAGGGCTGGTGGGGGGTTGGAGAAAAATGTTTGGTGACCTGGTTTGAGAGTCAGGGTGTAAGCCGCAAGGTCCAGCCAGAATTGAGGTCCAAGAGCAAGAGATGTGCTCCGGCCCCTCGCCTGCAGCCCCACACCCAAGCCCCCTCCATTTCAGCTCCTGAATTTGAGCCCTCAGAAGAAAGGGAGGGGGCTAGAAAGCTATTTTTAGGTGCCTTTTTGAAGCTCTTGTCATACTGGTGTGCTCTGGGGGCTTCCCTGTGCCCGGGGTCCCCCTGAAGGTGTGGGAGCAGGCTGGGGCAAGGGGAGCTGGCCAGGCCTATGGCCTTGATTCCTGTGACGCAACAGAATGTAGAGTCTAAACTTGCATGAGATGCATGAAGCCACTCAGAGAAGAAAGTTCCCCGCTCTCCAAAGCACCATCAATAAACATGTCATCTAAGCAAAAAGTCCTCTGCTCTATCCATGAGGCTTCAGGACTAGCCCTTGTCTACCCACCAACCATCCATTCCAAGTCGCTCCTGTGAAAGGAAGGTATGATGTCCTGGGGACAGTGTGGGGACTCCTGGCCCAGGTCTGGAATAACACCATCCAGGGGGCTAGAGAAGAGCATCTCCAGCATGGTAagggggtgtattagtctgttttcatgctgctgataaagacatacccaagactgggaagagaaagaggtttaatggactcacagttccacatggctggggagacctcataatcatggtggaagacgaaaggcacttcttacatggtggcagcaagagagaatgagtgccaagcGAAAGGGTTTCccttataagaccatcagatctcgtgagacttattcactaccatgagaacaatatgggggaaactgcccccgtgatgcagttatctcccactggccCCCTCCCACAACGTGAAGGAATTATGAGAGctagaattcaagatgacatttgggtggggacacagccaaaccatatcagggagtTAGGGCTGCTAGCATCTGTGCTTAGTTCCAGGACCTTTCAGATACCCTACTCCCATTCCACCTGTGGGCAGCTGGCAAGCATGGACCCagatcaggataaatagctaccAAGCTAGAAATCTACCTGCATAGGACTTCTGGTCCTGAAACCTGGGGCTTCAGGGACCCACAGACCTCCTGAAATCATGTACAGAATCATGTGTCCACTTTGGGACTGCACTTGGGAAGCCACTGGCAGAGCCGCCTGGAGTGTCAGAGCCACATTCTGTGCCACCCAGTGTCCCCATCAAATGACAACTCAGAGAAGAGCTGGACTTGCCCAGGGCTCACAGCAGGGATGCTAGAATCCTGGCCTGGGAGAGGTGGGCCAGCCAGAGAACCCCAGCAGACATGCTGAAGCCTGCCAGATGGAATCAAGTGACTGGGGTGTTTTTCCTGGCCCTGCTTCCTTGTATGACTGGGCAAGTCCCTGCCAGAATACAGCCCAGCGAACGCTAAAGAGCTTTGCCTGGGCCAGGCCCTTTGCTGGTGCTGGGAGGACACAGACAAGATGCCCTCCTTGCCCTCCCTGCCTTTGAAGTGCTTCCAGCCCAGCAGGCCCAGCCAATGAGAACCTGAAAGTAGAGGTGATCACGAGTACACACCTAGACCATGTTCTCTCAGCCCAAACCCCATGAATGGCAACCCACACCAGCAATTTAATTAAAGCTTCTTGCCCACTGATTGTAAATTTAATCCTGAtttcaataatataaatatattataaaatatataaatataaatatgtatatgtatatatgtaataatatatatttatataaaatataaatataaaaaatgtgtgCCTAAGAATAAAGGAAATGCAGAGTAGATAAGCATAAATGAGTCTGCTTTCATgtacaatttctatttttaagtggAAGGCAATGCATTAACCATCTTGCAGACCCCGTGAGATGGGTAATTTtagacccattttacagatgatgaaatggACTCAGGAAGGTTAAGTGGCTGGCCCAAGATCTGGTGATTGGCAGAGCTAAGAATTGAAGCTGGCcttcctgagcctcccacccccatcccccgccTGTGGCCACCAGGCTCTACTGCCTGCCTGCTATGGGACAGATCCAAACCAAGAATGGGGAAGAAACCAAAGGGGGCTTCCTGGGGGTGAGGGCATCTGACCAGGGCTTAGAGGGAGGATCGGATGTCCCATCAGAAAGCTCTCTtggggccgggcagggtggctaacacctgtaatcccagcactttgggaggccaaggcgggtggaccacctgagaccagttcgaggccagcctggccaacatggcaaaaccccatctctactaaaaatacaaaaattagctggatgtggtggtgcacacctgtaatcccagctactctagaggctgaggcaggagaatcacttgaacccaggagccagaggttgcagtgagccgagatcgagccactgtactccagcctgggcaacagagcaagactccatctaaaaacaaacaagcaaacaaaaatgagaaagctCTCTTGGAGTTGCTGGCAGTGGCAGAATCTGCAGGTTGAGAATCCCACCCAGAGGCCAAAGGCCAGAGGCTGAGAGATGGAAAGCAGCCCATCCCCTCCCAGCTGGGGCCACTGTGTCCCAACATGCTGACACCCCCTCTCAGTCTCCAGGGACTCTTTGCTCATCAGAGTATCAGAGCCACATTCTGTGCCACCCAGTGTCCCCTCCAAATGACAACTCAGAGAAGAGATGGACTTGCCCAGGGCTCACAGCAGGGATGCTAGAATCCTAGATCACATCAGAAATCTTCCCAGCAGCCATGGCCTTGGGGACAGTCCAGCCTCCATGGCCTCACCTCTAGGACTTCCAGGGCCTGACCCCAATCCACTACTGTGGCCCTTTATCCCAACATGAACCCCCCTACAGCCTCCTTGCAGTTCCAGAGGCTCTGGGCTTCTGTCTGCCTCCAACCTTTGTTCAGAGCCTTCCTCTCACCAGAAATGCTTTCCCCCACCTCTTCCTACCCAAATCCCACCCTGCGCTCCAGGCAGGCTACTCTCAAGTCCTCCCTTCTCCCCCCAACTCTTCTCTCAAATCACAAAAACAGCTGTTCTCATGGGCTAACTCATGCCCTCTGGCCCGCCCTGGGCTCATTCGCTGGCTCTTTTTATTCTAACTGGACCTGGGGCTCAGGAATGGGGCCTGTGGTCTCTTCCAGAACCAACACACCAATCAGGACTAAATTATTAACTACTACAGAGTTATAGCGGTATCGATTACAAAGTCACCTGCAAAATGATGTCCTAACCCAGGGCCTGGGGCTGGCAATGGGGAGGTTCAGGGATAGGGTGAGAGTCCAAGCTGCAGGCAGGGGTGGGGTAGGGGTCAGGGAGAACTCGTGAACATCATATTTTGTACTAGATATCAGCAGTTTTGACATTTTTTGACTGTACCTTTTGATTCGCAAAAACCTCAAAACTGTCTCACCTGAAGTTCGTGCCTTGTGCCCTATAGCACCTGCTCAGTGCCTGGCAAACAGTGGGTGCTCAGTAATGCTTGTGGATGaacaaaggcaggaaggcagaccCAGGGTGGGGATAGAAAGACACACAAGAAGGAGCCCTCCCCTTGGCTCCATTTCACAGCCCTGAGGAAGACTGTGTATTCTGGCTGGAAtctttgtagatgagaaaatcaaTAGTGGCCAAGGCTTTTCTAGGAAGCACCACCTTCAAGGAACCAAGAAGCCACCTGCTTGAGGATTGGATGTGGAGCTCATGGGAGAGTCTGGCCCTCCTTAGGCTGGGGGGCCTAGGGCCTTTGTGGCGCTGCTTCTGTACATCTGGGAAGATGGAGCACAGTGGGCTTTGATTCTTCAAGGAGTTGAGAGGGGGCCAGAGGGGTTGGCCACGCTATCTGCCTGCTGCTGAAGAGCTTTCCTACTGCCCTGGCCAGCCCTGGACTGGTCCTGGCCATTGTTCCCGGCTTTCTGGCCAGCAAGGAGTGAGCAGGAGCTCTGCATGGCTCAGACCCCACTGCCTCTCCTTCACCCGTGTGCAGGTACCAGGCTCACCTGGCCAACCCCCACAATTCCAGGCCACTTTCATCACAGCGTGGTTGTGAACAAACCCTGGATCTCTTAAGCATCTGCCCCGCCCCCTTATAAGTACGGAGTGAGGCTCAGACCTGCTGGCGGAtgggaaaaggcttctgaaaggTGCATGGCAGGCCGGTGGGAGGGCTGACTCTCAGATGGGAGGGCTGGGCTGGCTCGCTCTTGCCTCTGACCTCCCAGCGCTACAGTCCTTCTGGGTGGCTACTATATGCCAAACATGTCACACAGATCATTCCACTGTGCCCTTACCCTAAACCTCAGAAGACAGCATTATTGACTCCATGCcacagatgaggacattgaggctcagagagcttcaACAGCCCGCCCAAAGCCCTGGGACCAATGAGTGGAGAGGTGGGACTCTAGCCAGGGCTGCCTGTGGTGCTCTGAACCAGGACACAGCACTCAGTCTACTATGGTTCACGAGTACAGGTTCCACCCCCAGAAAGCGGCATCCTCTCCCCCGTCCCCTGCAGGGCCAAGCACGGAGCAGAGCAGCGCATGGTGGGAGTTTGGAAAAGCTGTCAGGATGATGACCTTCCTAGGAACATCCCCTCTGGTGCCCCAGCCTGCCCTGGCACCAGCTTCTAGGACCCAGGAGAATgcccccctccccttcccacccctGGTGTCTCTTTCACTAGCAAGGGGGAATGACTAACTCCCAAAGGGGAGGCTGTgtcattctctccctcctccttccttcttcctcccagcCCTAGCCCTCATCCAGATGTCACCCTCATCCTAAAGCACCACACTTCCCATCCTCCCAGTGGTTGAGCCAAAAGGAATGATTAGCCAGAGTCTAAAGATATAGCACTAGTTTATACTCCTAGTCACGACATCTGAAGCTCCCCTTTAAGATGCTAtgcttggccgggtgcagtggcctgtaatcccagcactttgggaggctgaggcgggtggatcacttgaggtcaggagttcaagaccagcccagccaacatggtgaaaacctgtctctactaaaaatacaaaaattagccaggcgtggtggcatgcacctgtagttccggctactcaggaggctgaggcaggagaatcacttgaccctgggaggcggaggttgaaatgagctgagatcgcgccactgcactccagcctgggtgacagagtgagacacagtctcaaataagcaaacaaaaaaatgctatGCTGTAAGTGAAGGAGACACTCATCAGGTTTGGGACACAGGAAATTGGCCGTCCTGTAGGTCAGCATTCCTGGGCCGGTTGGTGGGAGAAGTACCTGTATGGCCAGGTGCAATGAGCAGCTGCTTAAGCCGGTTTGTGCTGTTTCTGCCACTTACAACCAAGAGAGGCTAGTTGGAGATACCAGAGGGGAGTAGGCTAGAGACCAGGAGGGGCAGGGAAAGGAAAATGGGCCATGGGTTGATCCTGTCGCCTTCCCAGAATCAGAGCACCAGGCCTGCTTCAGATGGGGAACTGAGGCCTGAGAGGGGCAGACAGAGGCCTTAGGCCATGTGTTACCAAAGGGCCTGGCCTTGAACCCGAACATCTGGGCTCCCAGACCAGGGACCCATTGGCTGCCCTGGTttaggcccaggctggagcctaGAGGCTGAGGACCTGGTGTGAGGTATAGGAACCCCACTGCTTTGTGaggggggtaggggtggggacaAAGGAAGAAGAAGCCACTGCAGGCTCCATGTGAGCTCAGCCATGTCCAGCCAGGGCCCCTCCTGCCCTGGCCCATGCATGCTGTCACCCACTCAGGAGGGACAACCTGCGGCGGTAATTATAAAGCTTCACACACACGCTAGCACTTTCCAGGGGCCTCTCAGGATGGGTGGGTTTTGCCTAGGTCACATGGCAAGAAAGCAAGCTGGGACTTGAGCCTGGCATGGAACCAAGGCCCCGGGCATCCTCTTCCTGGGAGGTAGAAGCCTGTGGGAAGGAACCACATGGTTTCTCAAGGGCAGGTTCCTCCCACGACCACccagagggaagaagaggagcaTGGGGACTGGGTCACATCTCGGTCCCCTGGCCTTTCGCACCTTCTGTACCCAGCTTTCAGGCCACCTGCAGTGTGGGCAGCTCCTTGTCCTTTTAACTCAGGGCAAGGGGCCCCTGCTGACCACTTTCACTGGCTCTCAGGTGCCTGGGCCTGGGAGGctgtttttccctctctctcccctaccCCTATCCCCACCTTTGAGCAACAGACAGAGCCTGAGTTACAGCTGGGCCACGGGGGCAGGGATGGGGTGCAGGAGGAAAGGTGTGCTGGAGGGACTCAGGTGGGAGGCAGCTGGGCTGACCATGCAGAAGGGTCACTGTGTGACAGGGTGGGTGGTCGTGGGGTGACAGCAAGTCCTCCCCCTCCTCTGGGGCAGGGCCGGGCTGGCTgcatctgctgctgctgcaggcAGGCCCTTGGTTTTCCATCGGGGCTGAGCAAGCTCTCATGCTCACCAGGCCCAGTGCCTGGCTTCCAGGCTTCCATGAGCTGCTGCTCTCTCACAGGTCAGCTCCCACTTCGGGGGCTGTGGTTAAAGCCAAAGGAAGTGAGGAGGCCTCAGGCTCATTCCTGAAAGTCCCAGGTGTTCTGGAGTTGGTACTGTCAGCATCTTCAAGCATCCCCACCAGGGACTCTCTATAGGGctctatttaattctcacaacaaccaaGCAAGGCAAGGTGaacctccccattttacagatgaggcaactgaatCCCAAAGAGgttcccaaggccacacagccagaaCGTTCAAAgctcaggattcaaacccagcccTATGCCCCAGTCTCCAAGCCGCCACTCGGGCCTGTGCTCCTCTCTGCCTCTCCATGTCCATCATTCCCCCTGTGGAAGAAGGAGCAGAACAAGCAGTGCAGTGGTCTGTGACGGTCAATGTCTTTACTTCTAAAGCATACATTGGACTCACTATATATTAACATCAAAAGTGGCTACCTAAAATGgagtcattctttttaaaaatccaaattctcACATTTTTATATAAGATCCAAAATGACATGAAATTAAACTCTACGATGTTATGAATAGTATAACAAACTGCTTtcagaaagcaaaatgaaaggaaaagaattcGCAGTTGGGACGGTTGTAGGCCTGGGCTCCATGTCTTTTGAGGCATTGTGACAGAGAGCCAGCACCGAGGGGAAGGACCAGCCCCTCCCTCTGGCCACAGGAAGGAACTCAGTCAGACAGAGGAGGCGGGCGTGGCTGGTCAGCCTTCTTACGGTGACAGAGAAGCATGGTGGCATCTCCCTGCCCCTCGGGGCCCTTGGTGTGCCCACTGATTAGTCTTCTTTCAAGACCAGGGAGGGGTGGGGCTGGAAGAGGGCAGGGGATAGAGCAGGGttcaaaatgattattttaataataaaggtCTTTCTGGGCTTCCTAAGGAGGACCGTAGCCACCCAGCGATGTTGGTCACCTCCATCCGCCAGGTCCCCCGCAGGCTTCCTTAACCCACTTGCTCTTTCTGCTCCCTATGACTGGGATACCCTCTGCTTCACGAGCCTCATGGGCAGCCAGAGACCTAGGGGGACTCTAGGAGGACCCAAAGGACACTCTGGCCTTTGAAGTAGCTGGATGTTGTCCAGAACATCTTGGCTGTACCAGACCCCTGGGGTCCAGGCCAGCAGCCACACTGATGTAGGGAGGGTACTGGCGGggtccccaccctggcctggtctTGGCTCTGAAGCAGGACTGGGGTGAGGTCACTGGGGCTGTGCCCCAAGCCCCTGACGCTTTGGTTCACGCAGTTCAGGGGAGAACACTTGTTTGCATCTGCTGGGGAGATCCTAGGCCTGGTCCTGCTTCCTCCTAGCCTCAGGTG harbors:
- the SPMIP8 gene encoding sperm microtubule inner protein 8 isoform X1; translation: MGIVCAQCSFILLLSIIRARPPHFLFCPLSSQRAESPYKPVHLGLGPTDKVAAIAMARIIDLVPWDDGSTHVYASPAILLPVERQRNQLAGVKQQLYHPALPTLRHMDRDTVKSCLPDEHCQSTTYCRKDEFDNAHFTLLGIPNKPLQCLDITATGQKLRNRYHEGKLAPIAPGINRVDWPCFTRAIEDWSHFVSSAGEFKLPCLSKRVEGLSGYAVRYLKPDVTQSWRYCLNQNPSLDRYGQKPLPFDSLNTFRSFGSSYSRVNYLTPWH
- the SPMIP8 gene encoding sperm microtubule inner protein 8 isoform X2, coding for MARIIDLVPWDDGSTHVYASPAILLPVERQRNQLAGVKQQLYHPALPTLRHMDRDTVKSCLPDEHCQSTTYCRKDEFDNAHFTLLGIPNKPLQCLDITATGQKLRNRYHEGKLAPIAPGINRVDWPCFTRAIEDWSHFVSSAGEFKLPCLSKRVEGLSGYAVRYLKPDVTQSWRYCLNQNPSLDRYGQKPLPFDSLNTFRSFGSSYSRVNYLTPWH